In one Perca fluviatilis chromosome 7, GENO_Pfluv_1.0, whole genome shotgun sequence genomic region, the following are encoded:
- the pbxip1b gene encoding pre-B-cell leukemia homeobox interacting protein 1b isoform X3: MSGGSSANNSWTLLTPEESVAETLRPLAEETEHHEEGLTCSASVENQPANSAESAERLPVEDHLVPEEKTAEPGGDTSTEQHTSVATAVISAPVASSLQVSGSFDPDSDALSQSEGLPEAQAQSSRDPDSFSDSYTHITPSPDEPQASLLSTETLGGVEFTQEKDRLAQQGTLHTLNGEELHQEGEESDLFLRKTDLGKQADSPVDSEVGEERTEKTGEEAEARRRRTLLAALERIGRTEEEEEGEEVFQLPQREEDSGFSVNKCILVAVILLGLGTIFFSGFFMDLDEESDYGTMKLKDAEVPGKQEWLNPEVPPPPVDADSTELLKKLAEGNQQISVLQAQLQAQKEELKVAKGQAAEGAKERLRWEEVEKENTSEAAQAPVTPTTSPSSGQPEDSTQGTAGSTERRPKKTLDDQREKKKDVKKDEIDMGEKKEWKERDKSEWKEGEKKEREDRVKTEWKKGKHEQGKFDKEKDKEGKQKRHGDETKQWKEKDWKKEKATRGDEGKPWKDREGKKEWIEKSERKEEKDWKKAKHEKVKADKQWRGKEKDWKVGKDHGEKHKGKEEWKGEKEWKKGKDGFKESGKEEWEEKDWKEKGEKKEWKRKDSDWKNKNGKDHTKEGKGKGERKPWEERKNHGKERKGKDERKPWNENERKRNNGKDGKEWKKKDERKQWEKKEEPWKRGGEKDGKPNGDRRKDGSSSEKHKDEHKHNGNHGHKAEHVWGDGKPRHTHRQPSVDQPEYWVQQRDRLQRNPRPPQPCDSLETCAQAEGLLPVPFPEFEAILQTYLAKAQEAGVDHSKREELRKLAAEFFKDGLFVHDQTSFQEFIEDLGDILEDMVEGDDDAEEEDSAIEEEMEGFEIEVMKKFSVPETVEKKERSKGDRRKESGRGRG; the protein is encoded by the exons ATGTCTGGCGGCAGCAGTGCTAACAACAGCTGGACACTCCTCACTCCTGAG GAGTCAGTCGCTGAAACCCTAAGGCCTTTGGCAGAGGAGACAGAGCACCATGAAGAAGGCCTCACATGTTCAG CTTCTGTGGAGAACCAGCCTGCAAACAGTGCAGAGTCTGCAGAGAGGCTCCCTGTGGAGGACCACCTG GTACCGGAAGAAAAAACAGCAGAGCCAGGTGGAGACACAAGCACAGAGCAACACACCTCTGTGGCCACCGCTGTCATCAGTGCCCCTGTTGCCTCCTCTTTGCAAGTCTCCGGCAGCTTCGACCCTGACAGTGATGCACTCAGCCAGTCAGAGGGCCTACCTGAAGCCCAGGCACAGTCCAGCCGTGACCCAGATTCATTTTCTGACTCCTACACCCACATAACCCCCTCCCCTGATGAGCCCCAAGCTTCACTGCTGAGCACAGAGACTCTGGGAGGTGTGGAGTTTACACAGGAAAAGGACAGACTCGCACAGCAAGGAACACTGCATACGCTGAATGGGGAGGAGCTACATCAAGAAGGGGAGGAGTCCGACCTGTTTCTGAGGAAGACTGATTTAGGGAAACAGGCAG ACTCCCCTGTGGATTCAGAGGTGGGTGAGGAGAGGACTGAGAAGACGGGAGAGGAGGCAGAGGCGAGGAGAAGGAGGACCCTCTTAGCGGCTCTGGAGCGGATTGGAaggacagaggaggaagaggaaggagaggaagtgTTTCAGCTGCCACAGCGGGAGGAAGACAGCGGGTTCTCTGTGAACAAGTGCATCCTGGTTGCTGTCATTCTGTTAGGGCTTGGCACCATCTTTTTCTCAG GTTTCTTCATGGACCTGGATGAGG AGAGTGACTATGGTACAATGAAGCTGAAAGATGCAGAGGTACCAGGAAAACAG GAGTGGCTTAATCCAGAGGTTCCTCCACCCCCAGTAGATGCTGACAGTACCGAGCTTCTAAAAAAGTTAGCCGAAGGGAACCAGCAGATTTCTGTACTACAAGCCCAacttcag GCACAGAAAGAAGAGCTAAAAGTAGCCAAGGGACAGGCAGCAGAGGGAGCAAAGGAGCGGCTGCGttgggaggaggtggagaaggaAAACA CCAGTGAAGCAGCTCAAGCACCTGTGACGCCCACCACATCGCCCTCCAGTGGCCAGCCAGAGGACAGCACGCAGGGCACAGCCGGATCTACAGAGAGACGGCCTAAGAAGACATTGGATgaccagagggagaagaagaaagatgtGAAGAAGGATGAAATTGACATGGGCGAGAAAAAAgagtggaaagagagagataaatctgaatggaaggaaggagagaaaaaggagcGTGAAGATAGAGTTAAAACGGAATGGAAAAAGGGAAAACATGAGCAAGGAAAGTTTGACAAGGAAAAAGATAAGGAAGGCAAACAAAAGAGGCACGGTGATGAGACAAAACAATGGAAGGAGAAGGactggaagaaagaaaaggctACCAGGGGTGATGAAGGAAAGCCTTGGAAGGATAGGGAAGGGAAGAAAGAGTGGATAGAGAAGAgtgagagaaaggaggagaaagaCTGGAAAAAGGCAAAACATGAGAAAGTGAAGGCGGATAAACAATGGAGGGGTAAGGAGAAGGATTGGAAGGTAGGAAAAGACCATGGAGAGAAGCACAAGGGCAAGGAGGAATGGAAAGGAGAGAAGGAATGGAAGAAGGGGAAAGATGGCTTCAAGGAAAGTGGCAAAGAGGAATGGGAGGAAAAAGATtggaaagagaaaggagagaagaaagaatgGAAGAGAAAAGATAGTGACTGGAAGAATAAAAACGGCAAAGATCACACTAAGGAAGGGAAAGGAAAGGGTGAAAGGAAACCGtgggaagagagaaaaaatcaTGGTAAAGAAAGGAAGGGGAAGGATGAGAGGAAACCGTGGAACGAGAACGAGCGGAAGCGGAACAATGGTAAAGATGGTAAGGAGTGGAAGAAGAAGGATGAGAGGAAACAGtgggaaaagaaagaagaaccGTGGAAGAGAGGAGGTGAGAAAGACGGAAAACCCAACGGTGATCGGAGAAAGGACGGATCGAGCTCCGAGAAACACAAAGACGAGCACAAACACAACGGTAATCACGGCCACAAGGCAGAGCACGTGTGGGGAGATGGGAAGCCTCGTCACACACACCGCCAACCGTCCGTGGACCAGCCCGAGTACTGGGTCCAGCAGAGGGACCGCCTCCAGCGCAACCCCAGGCCACCACAGCCATGTGACTCCCTGGAGACCTGTGCTCAGGCGGAGGGGCTGCTCCCTGTCCCCTTCCCCGAGTTTGAGGCCATCCTCCAGACTTACCTAGCCAAGGCCCAGGAGGCGGGAGTGGATCATTCCAAAAGAGAAGAGCTCCGAAAGCTAGCCGCCGAATTCTTCAAGGATGGACTCTTTGTCCACGACCAGACGAGCTTTCAAGAGTTCATCGAAGATTTGGGAGATATTTTGGAAGACATGGTGGAAGGAGACGACGACGCGGAGGAAGAGGACAGCGCCATAGAGGAAGAAATGGAGGGGTTTGAAATAgaagtcatgaaaaagttttCAGTGCCGGAAACTGtagagaaaaaggagagatccAAAGGGGACCGGAGGAAGGAGAGTGGACGAGGACGTGGCTGA
- the pbxip1b gene encoding pre-B-cell leukemia homeobox interacting protein 1b isoform X1, translating into MSGGSSANNSWTLLTPEESVAETLRPLAEETEHHEEGLTCSASVENQPANSAESAERLPVEDHLVPEEKTAEPGGDTSTEQHTSVATAVISAPVASSLQVSGSFDPDSDALSQSEGLPEAQAQSSRDPDSFSDSYTHITPSPDEPQASLLSTETLGGVEFTQEKDRLAQQGTLHTLNGEELHQEGEESDLFLRKTDLGKQADSPVDSEVGEERTEKTGEEAEARRRRTLLAALERIGRTEEEEEGEEVFQLPQREEDSGFSVNKCILVAVILLGLGTIFFSGFFMDLDEESDYGTMKLKDAEVPGKQEWLNPEVPPPPVDADSTELLKKLAEGNQQISVLQAQLQAQKEELKVAKGQAAEGAKERLRWEEVEKENSRLKKEMASLPVLQKENERMKRELESVLALQRELETLRSTVTELKLPSAASEAAQAPVTPTTSPSSGQPEDSTQGTAGSTERRPKKTLDDQREKKKDVKKDEIDMGEKKEWKERDKSEWKEGEKKEREDRVKTEWKKGKHEQGKFDKEKDKEGKQKRHGDETKQWKEKDWKKEKATRGDEGKPWKDREGKKEWIEKSERKEEKDWKKAKHEKVKADKQWRGKEKDWKVGKDHGEKHKGKEEWKGEKEWKKGKDGFKESGKEEWEEKDWKEKGEKKEWKRKDSDWKNKNGKDHTKEGKGKGERKPWEERKNHGKERKGKDERKPWNENERKRNNGKDGKEWKKKDERKQWEKKEEPWKRGGEKDGKPNGDRRKDGSSSEKHKDEHKHNGNHGHKAEHVWGDGKPRHTHRQPSVDQPEYWVQQRDRLQRNPRPPQPCDSLETCAQAEGLLPVPFPEFEAILQTYLAKAQEAGVDHSKREELRKLAAEFFKDGLFVHDQTSFQEFIEDLGDILEDMVEGDDDAEEEDSAIEEEMEGFEIEVMKKFSVPETVEKKERSKGDRRKESGRGRG; encoded by the exons ATGTCTGGCGGCAGCAGTGCTAACAACAGCTGGACACTCCTCACTCCTGAG GAGTCAGTCGCTGAAACCCTAAGGCCTTTGGCAGAGGAGACAGAGCACCATGAAGAAGGCCTCACATGTTCAG CTTCTGTGGAGAACCAGCCTGCAAACAGTGCAGAGTCTGCAGAGAGGCTCCCTGTGGAGGACCACCTG GTACCGGAAGAAAAAACAGCAGAGCCAGGTGGAGACACAAGCACAGAGCAACACACCTCTGTGGCCACCGCTGTCATCAGTGCCCCTGTTGCCTCCTCTTTGCAAGTCTCCGGCAGCTTCGACCCTGACAGTGATGCACTCAGCCAGTCAGAGGGCCTACCTGAAGCCCAGGCACAGTCCAGCCGTGACCCAGATTCATTTTCTGACTCCTACACCCACATAACCCCCTCCCCTGATGAGCCCCAAGCTTCACTGCTGAGCACAGAGACTCTGGGAGGTGTGGAGTTTACACAGGAAAAGGACAGACTCGCACAGCAAGGAACACTGCATACGCTGAATGGGGAGGAGCTACATCAAGAAGGGGAGGAGTCCGACCTGTTTCTGAGGAAGACTGATTTAGGGAAACAGGCAG ACTCCCCTGTGGATTCAGAGGTGGGTGAGGAGAGGACTGAGAAGACGGGAGAGGAGGCAGAGGCGAGGAGAAGGAGGACCCTCTTAGCGGCTCTGGAGCGGATTGGAaggacagaggaggaagaggaaggagaggaagtgTTTCAGCTGCCACAGCGGGAGGAAGACAGCGGGTTCTCTGTGAACAAGTGCATCCTGGTTGCTGTCATTCTGTTAGGGCTTGGCACCATCTTTTTCTCAG GTTTCTTCATGGACCTGGATGAGG AGAGTGACTATGGTACAATGAAGCTGAAAGATGCAGAGGTACCAGGAAAACAG GAGTGGCTTAATCCAGAGGTTCCTCCACCCCCAGTAGATGCTGACAGTACCGAGCTTCTAAAAAAGTTAGCCGAAGGGAACCAGCAGATTTCTGTACTACAAGCCCAacttcag GCACAGAAAGAAGAGCTAAAAGTAGCCAAGGGACAGGCAGCAGAGGGAGCAAAGGAGCGGCTGCGttgggaggaggtggagaaggaAAACAGTAGGTTGAAGAAAGAGATGGCATCTCTCCCTGTCCTTCAGAAAGAGAACgagaggatgaagagagagCTGGAGTCTGTCCTGGCCCTACAGAGAGAACTAGAAACACTGAGATCCACTGTGACTGAATTAAAACTCCCCTCAG CAGCCAGTGAAGCAGCTCAAGCACCTGTGACGCCCACCACATCGCCCTCCAGTGGCCAGCCAGAGGACAGCACGCAGGGCACAGCCGGATCTACAGAGAGACGGCCTAAGAAGACATTGGATgaccagagggagaagaagaaagatgtGAAGAAGGATGAAATTGACATGGGCGAGAAAAAAgagtggaaagagagagataaatctgaatggaaggaaggagagaaaaaggagcGTGAAGATAGAGTTAAAACGGAATGGAAAAAGGGAAAACATGAGCAAGGAAAGTTTGACAAGGAAAAAGATAAGGAAGGCAAACAAAAGAGGCACGGTGATGAGACAAAACAATGGAAGGAGAAGGactggaagaaagaaaaggctACCAGGGGTGATGAAGGAAAGCCTTGGAAGGATAGGGAAGGGAAGAAAGAGTGGATAGAGAAGAgtgagagaaaggaggagaaagaCTGGAAAAAGGCAAAACATGAGAAAGTGAAGGCGGATAAACAATGGAGGGGTAAGGAGAAGGATTGGAAGGTAGGAAAAGACCATGGAGAGAAGCACAAGGGCAAGGAGGAATGGAAAGGAGAGAAGGAATGGAAGAAGGGGAAAGATGGCTTCAAGGAAAGTGGCAAAGAGGAATGGGAGGAAAAAGATtggaaagagaaaggagagaagaaagaatgGAAGAGAAAAGATAGTGACTGGAAGAATAAAAACGGCAAAGATCACACTAAGGAAGGGAAAGGAAAGGGTGAAAGGAAACCGtgggaagagagaaaaaatcaTGGTAAAGAAAGGAAGGGGAAGGATGAGAGGAAACCGTGGAACGAGAACGAGCGGAAGCGGAACAATGGTAAAGATGGTAAGGAGTGGAAGAAGAAGGATGAGAGGAAACAGtgggaaaagaaagaagaaccGTGGAAGAGAGGAGGTGAGAAAGACGGAAAACCCAACGGTGATCGGAGAAAGGACGGATCGAGCTCCGAGAAACACAAAGACGAGCACAAACACAACGGTAATCACGGCCACAAGGCAGAGCACGTGTGGGGAGATGGGAAGCCTCGTCACACACACCGCCAACCGTCCGTGGACCAGCCCGAGTACTGGGTCCAGCAGAGGGACCGCCTCCAGCGCAACCCCAGGCCACCACAGCCATGTGACTCCCTGGAGACCTGTGCTCAGGCGGAGGGGCTGCTCCCTGTCCCCTTCCCCGAGTTTGAGGCCATCCTCCAGACTTACCTAGCCAAGGCCCAGGAGGCGGGAGTGGATCATTCCAAAAGAGAAGAGCTCCGAAAGCTAGCCGCCGAATTCTTCAAGGATGGACTCTTTGTCCACGACCAGACGAGCTTTCAAGAGTTCATCGAAGATTTGGGAGATATTTTGGAAGACATGGTGGAAGGAGACGACGACGCGGAGGAAGAGGACAGCGCCATAGAGGAAGAAATGGAGGGGTTTGAAATAgaagtcatgaaaaagttttCAGTGCCGGAAACTGtagagaaaaaggagagatccAAAGGGGACCGGAGGAAGGAGAGTGGACGAGGACGTGGCTGA
- the pbxip1b gene encoding pre-B-cell leukemia homeobox interacting protein 1b isoform X4 — protein MSGGSSANNSWTLLTPEESVAETLRPLAEETEHHEEGLTCSASVENQPANSAESAERLPVEDHLVPEEKTAEPGGDTSTEQHTSVATAVISAPVASSLQVSGSFDPDSDALSQSEGLPEAQAQSSRDPDSFSDSYTHITPSPDEPQASLLSTETLGGVEFTQEKDRLAQQGTLHTLNGEELHQEGEESDLFLRKTDLGKQADSPVDSEVGEERTEKTGEEAEARRRRTLLAALERIGRTEEEEEGEEVFQLPQREEDSGFSVNKCILVAVILLGLGTIFFSESDYGTMKLKDAEVPGKQEWLNPEVPPPPVDADSTELLKKLAEGNQQISVLQAQLQAQKEELKVAKGQAAEGAKERLRWEEVEKENTASEAAQAPVTPTTSPSSGQPEDSTQGTAGSTERRPKKTLDDQREKKKDVKKDEIDMGEKKEWKERDKSEWKEGEKKEREDRVKTEWKKGKHEQGKFDKEKDKEGKQKRHGDETKQWKEKDWKKEKATRGDEGKPWKDREGKKEWIEKSERKEEKDWKKAKHEKVKADKQWRGKEKDWKVGKDHGEKHKGKEEWKGEKEWKKGKDGFKESGKEEWEEKDWKEKGEKKEWKRKDSDWKNKNGKDHTKEGKGKGERKPWEERKNHGKERKGKDERKPWNENERKRNNGKDGKEWKKKDERKQWEKKEEPWKRGGEKDGKPNGDRRKDGSSSEKHKDEHKHNGNHGHKAEHVWGDGKPRHTHRQPSVDQPEYWVQQRDRLQRNPRPPQPCDSLETCAQAEGLLPVPFPEFEAILQTYLAKAQEAGVDHSKREELRKLAAEFFKDGLFVHDQTSFQEFIEDLGDILEDMVEGDDDAEEEDSAIEEEMEGFEIEVMKKFSVPETVEKKERSKGDRRKESGRGRG, from the exons ATGTCTGGCGGCAGCAGTGCTAACAACAGCTGGACACTCCTCACTCCTGAG GAGTCAGTCGCTGAAACCCTAAGGCCTTTGGCAGAGGAGACAGAGCACCATGAAGAAGGCCTCACATGTTCAG CTTCTGTGGAGAACCAGCCTGCAAACAGTGCAGAGTCTGCAGAGAGGCTCCCTGTGGAGGACCACCTG GTACCGGAAGAAAAAACAGCAGAGCCAGGTGGAGACACAAGCACAGAGCAACACACCTCTGTGGCCACCGCTGTCATCAGTGCCCCTGTTGCCTCCTCTTTGCAAGTCTCCGGCAGCTTCGACCCTGACAGTGATGCACTCAGCCAGTCAGAGGGCCTACCTGAAGCCCAGGCACAGTCCAGCCGTGACCCAGATTCATTTTCTGACTCCTACACCCACATAACCCCCTCCCCTGATGAGCCCCAAGCTTCACTGCTGAGCACAGAGACTCTGGGAGGTGTGGAGTTTACACAGGAAAAGGACAGACTCGCACAGCAAGGAACACTGCATACGCTGAATGGGGAGGAGCTACATCAAGAAGGGGAGGAGTCCGACCTGTTTCTGAGGAAGACTGATTTAGGGAAACAGGCAG ACTCCCCTGTGGATTCAGAGGTGGGTGAGGAGAGGACTGAGAAGACGGGAGAGGAGGCAGAGGCGAGGAGAAGGAGGACCCTCTTAGCGGCTCTGGAGCGGATTGGAaggacagaggaggaagaggaaggagaggaagtgTTTCAGCTGCCACAGCGGGAGGAAGACAGCGGGTTCTCTGTGAACAAGTGCATCCTGGTTGCTGTCATTCTGTTAGGGCTTGGCACCATCTTTTTCTCAG AGAGTGACTATGGTACAATGAAGCTGAAAGATGCAGAGGTACCAGGAAAACAG GAGTGGCTTAATCCAGAGGTTCCTCCACCCCCAGTAGATGCTGACAGTACCGAGCTTCTAAAAAAGTTAGCCGAAGGGAACCAGCAGATTTCTGTACTACAAGCCCAacttcag GCACAGAAAGAAGAGCTAAAAGTAGCCAAGGGACAGGCAGCAGAGGGAGCAAAGGAGCGGCTGCGttgggaggaggtggagaaggaAAACA CAGCCAGTGAAGCAGCTCAAGCACCTGTGACGCCCACCACATCGCCCTCCAGTGGCCAGCCAGAGGACAGCACGCAGGGCACAGCCGGATCTACAGAGAGACGGCCTAAGAAGACATTGGATgaccagagggagaagaagaaagatgtGAAGAAGGATGAAATTGACATGGGCGAGAAAAAAgagtggaaagagagagataaatctgaatggaaggaaggagagaaaaaggagcGTGAAGATAGAGTTAAAACGGAATGGAAAAAGGGAAAACATGAGCAAGGAAAGTTTGACAAGGAAAAAGATAAGGAAGGCAAACAAAAGAGGCACGGTGATGAGACAAAACAATGGAAGGAGAAGGactggaagaaagaaaaggctACCAGGGGTGATGAAGGAAAGCCTTGGAAGGATAGGGAAGGGAAGAAAGAGTGGATAGAGAAGAgtgagagaaaggaggagaaagaCTGGAAAAAGGCAAAACATGAGAAAGTGAAGGCGGATAAACAATGGAGGGGTAAGGAGAAGGATTGGAAGGTAGGAAAAGACCATGGAGAGAAGCACAAGGGCAAGGAGGAATGGAAAGGAGAGAAGGAATGGAAGAAGGGGAAAGATGGCTTCAAGGAAAGTGGCAAAGAGGAATGGGAGGAAAAAGATtggaaagagaaaggagagaagaaagaatgGAAGAGAAAAGATAGTGACTGGAAGAATAAAAACGGCAAAGATCACACTAAGGAAGGGAAAGGAAAGGGTGAAAGGAAACCGtgggaagagagaaaaaatcaTGGTAAAGAAAGGAAGGGGAAGGATGAGAGGAAACCGTGGAACGAGAACGAGCGGAAGCGGAACAATGGTAAAGATGGTAAGGAGTGGAAGAAGAAGGATGAGAGGAAACAGtgggaaaagaaagaagaaccGTGGAAGAGAGGAGGTGAGAAAGACGGAAAACCCAACGGTGATCGGAGAAAGGACGGATCGAGCTCCGAGAAACACAAAGACGAGCACAAACACAACGGTAATCACGGCCACAAGGCAGAGCACGTGTGGGGAGATGGGAAGCCTCGTCACACACACCGCCAACCGTCCGTGGACCAGCCCGAGTACTGGGTCCAGCAGAGGGACCGCCTCCAGCGCAACCCCAGGCCACCACAGCCATGTGACTCCCTGGAGACCTGTGCTCAGGCGGAGGGGCTGCTCCCTGTCCCCTTCCCCGAGTTTGAGGCCATCCTCCAGACTTACCTAGCCAAGGCCCAGGAGGCGGGAGTGGATCATTCCAAAAGAGAAGAGCTCCGAAAGCTAGCCGCCGAATTCTTCAAGGATGGACTCTTTGTCCACGACCAGACGAGCTTTCAAGAGTTCATCGAAGATTTGGGAGATATTTTGGAAGACATGGTGGAAGGAGACGACGACGCGGAGGAAGAGGACAGCGCCATAGAGGAAGAAATGGAGGGGTTTGAAATAgaagtcatgaaaaagttttCAGTGCCGGAAACTGtagagaaaaaggagagatccAAAGGGGACCGGAGGAAGGAGAGTGGACGAGGACGTGGCTGA
- the pbxip1b gene encoding pre-B-cell leukemia homeobox interacting protein 1b isoform X2, protein MSGGSSANNSWTLLTPEESVAETLRPLAEETEHHEEGLTCSASVENQPANSAESAERLPVEDHLVPEEKTAEPGGDTSTEQHTSVATAVISAPVASSLQVSGSFDPDSDALSQSEGLPEAQAQSSRDPDSFSDSYTHITPSPDEPQASLLSTETLGGVEFTQEKDRLAQQGTLHTLNGEELHQEGEESDLFLRKTDLGKQADSPVDSEVGEERTEKTGEEAEARRRRTLLAALERIGRTEEEEEGEEVFQLPQREEDSGFSVNKCILVAVILLGLGTIFFSGFFMDLDEESDYGTMKLKDAEVPGKQEWLNPEVPPPPVDADSTELLKKLAEGNQQISVLQAQLQAQKEELKVAKGQAAEGAKERLRWEEVEKENTASEAAQAPVTPTTSPSSGQPEDSTQGTAGSTERRPKKTLDDQREKKKDVKKDEIDMGEKKEWKERDKSEWKEGEKKEREDRVKTEWKKGKHEQGKFDKEKDKEGKQKRHGDETKQWKEKDWKKEKATRGDEGKPWKDREGKKEWIEKSERKEEKDWKKAKHEKVKADKQWRGKEKDWKVGKDHGEKHKGKEEWKGEKEWKKGKDGFKESGKEEWEEKDWKEKGEKKEWKRKDSDWKNKNGKDHTKEGKGKGERKPWEERKNHGKERKGKDERKPWNENERKRNNGKDGKEWKKKDERKQWEKKEEPWKRGGEKDGKPNGDRRKDGSSSEKHKDEHKHNGNHGHKAEHVWGDGKPRHTHRQPSVDQPEYWVQQRDRLQRNPRPPQPCDSLETCAQAEGLLPVPFPEFEAILQTYLAKAQEAGVDHSKREELRKLAAEFFKDGLFVHDQTSFQEFIEDLGDILEDMVEGDDDAEEEDSAIEEEMEGFEIEVMKKFSVPETVEKKERSKGDRRKESGRGRG, encoded by the exons ATGTCTGGCGGCAGCAGTGCTAACAACAGCTGGACACTCCTCACTCCTGAG GAGTCAGTCGCTGAAACCCTAAGGCCTTTGGCAGAGGAGACAGAGCACCATGAAGAAGGCCTCACATGTTCAG CTTCTGTGGAGAACCAGCCTGCAAACAGTGCAGAGTCTGCAGAGAGGCTCCCTGTGGAGGACCACCTG GTACCGGAAGAAAAAACAGCAGAGCCAGGTGGAGACACAAGCACAGAGCAACACACCTCTGTGGCCACCGCTGTCATCAGTGCCCCTGTTGCCTCCTCTTTGCAAGTCTCCGGCAGCTTCGACCCTGACAGTGATGCACTCAGCCAGTCAGAGGGCCTACCTGAAGCCCAGGCACAGTCCAGCCGTGACCCAGATTCATTTTCTGACTCCTACACCCACATAACCCCCTCCCCTGATGAGCCCCAAGCTTCACTGCTGAGCACAGAGACTCTGGGAGGTGTGGAGTTTACACAGGAAAAGGACAGACTCGCACAGCAAGGAACACTGCATACGCTGAATGGGGAGGAGCTACATCAAGAAGGGGAGGAGTCCGACCTGTTTCTGAGGAAGACTGATTTAGGGAAACAGGCAG ACTCCCCTGTGGATTCAGAGGTGGGTGAGGAGAGGACTGAGAAGACGGGAGAGGAGGCAGAGGCGAGGAGAAGGAGGACCCTCTTAGCGGCTCTGGAGCGGATTGGAaggacagaggaggaagaggaaggagaggaagtgTTTCAGCTGCCACAGCGGGAGGAAGACAGCGGGTTCTCTGTGAACAAGTGCATCCTGGTTGCTGTCATTCTGTTAGGGCTTGGCACCATCTTTTTCTCAG GTTTCTTCATGGACCTGGATGAGG AGAGTGACTATGGTACAATGAAGCTGAAAGATGCAGAGGTACCAGGAAAACAG GAGTGGCTTAATCCAGAGGTTCCTCCACCCCCAGTAGATGCTGACAGTACCGAGCTTCTAAAAAAGTTAGCCGAAGGGAACCAGCAGATTTCTGTACTACAAGCCCAacttcag GCACAGAAAGAAGAGCTAAAAGTAGCCAAGGGACAGGCAGCAGAGGGAGCAAAGGAGCGGCTGCGttgggaggaggtggagaaggaAAACA CAGCCAGTGAAGCAGCTCAAGCACCTGTGACGCCCACCACATCGCCCTCCAGTGGCCAGCCAGAGGACAGCACGCAGGGCACAGCCGGATCTACAGAGAGACGGCCTAAGAAGACATTGGATgaccagagggagaagaagaaagatgtGAAGAAGGATGAAATTGACATGGGCGAGAAAAAAgagtggaaagagagagataaatctgaatggaaggaaggagagaaaaaggagcGTGAAGATAGAGTTAAAACGGAATGGAAAAAGGGAAAACATGAGCAAGGAAAGTTTGACAAGGAAAAAGATAAGGAAGGCAAACAAAAGAGGCACGGTGATGAGACAAAACAATGGAAGGAGAAGGactggaagaaagaaaaggctACCAGGGGTGATGAAGGAAAGCCTTGGAAGGATAGGGAAGGGAAGAAAGAGTGGATAGAGAAGAgtgagagaaaggaggagaaagaCTGGAAAAAGGCAAAACATGAGAAAGTGAAGGCGGATAAACAATGGAGGGGTAAGGAGAAGGATTGGAAGGTAGGAAAAGACCATGGAGAGAAGCACAAGGGCAAGGAGGAATGGAAAGGAGAGAAGGAATGGAAGAAGGGGAAAGATGGCTTCAAGGAAAGTGGCAAAGAGGAATGGGAGGAAAAAGATtggaaagagaaaggagagaagaaagaatgGAAGAGAAAAGATAGTGACTGGAAGAATAAAAACGGCAAAGATCACACTAAGGAAGGGAAAGGAAAGGGTGAAAGGAAACCGtgggaagagagaaaaaatcaTGGTAAAGAAAGGAAGGGGAAGGATGAGAGGAAACCGTGGAACGAGAACGAGCGGAAGCGGAACAATGGTAAAGATGGTAAGGAGTGGAAGAAGAAGGATGAGAGGAAACAGtgggaaaagaaagaagaaccGTGGAAGAGAGGAGGTGAGAAAGACGGAAAACCCAACGGTGATCGGAGAAAGGACGGATCGAGCTCCGAGAAACACAAAGACGAGCACAAACACAACGGTAATCACGGCCACAAGGCAGAGCACGTGTGGGGAGATGGGAAGCCTCGTCACACACACCGCCAACCGTCCGTGGACCAGCCCGAGTACTGGGTCCAGCAGAGGGACCGCCTCCAGCGCAACCCCAGGCCACCACAGCCATGTGACTCCCTGGAGACCTGTGCTCAGGCGGAGGGGCTGCTCCCTGTCCCCTTCCCCGAGTTTGAGGCCATCCTCCAGACTTACCTAGCCAAGGCCCAGGAGGCGGGAGTGGATCATTCCAAAAGAGAAGAGCTCCGAAAGCTAGCCGCCGAATTCTTCAAGGATGGACTCTTTGTCCACGACCAGACGAGCTTTCAAGAGTTCATCGAAGATTTGGGAGATATTTTGGAAGACATGGTGGAAGGAGACGACGACGCGGAGGAAGAGGACAGCGCCATAGAGGAAGAAATGGAGGGGTTTGAAATAgaagtcatgaaaaagttttCAGTGCCGGAAACTGtagagaaaaaggagagatccAAAGGGGACCGGAGGAAGGAGAGTGGACGAGGACGTGGCTGA